A stretch of Paludisphaera borealis DNA encodes these proteins:
- the uvrA gene encoding excinuclease ABC subunit UvrA, whose amino-acid sequence MPTPRSESWIRLRGARTHNLRAIDLDLPLGRLIAVTGVSGAGKSSLAFDTLYAEGQRRYVETFSAYARQFLEPLEKPDADRIESIPPAIALAARESRPSGRSTVGTITELHDYLGLLFTRHGRVVCRTCGEPVVPATPRSVSQAIETLPAGHRYEVVYPVEILAETDVEALGRGLLEQGLTRVRLGDRLIDLTTESLNVGRTEATPAVQIEVVVDRLTRGKDSIRRRLDSIETAFTKGLGRCRIVTGSDSWTFVRGWRCSRCGTDHLEPQPNLFRYTSPLGACPRCEGLGSVVDLDMAKIVPDPSKSLREGAVAAWNTPAHRGLRDQLIVEGPALGLPVSVPFQNLDAEQVRILVEGVPAAGFPGLAGFFERLDRKSYKVAVRVFLSRWRRYRTCPDCQGARLRPEALAVRIEGTNIAEFSALSVGRARELLESWGGLDDAGMGRLRAPIAARLDYLTRIGVGYLTLDRPSRTISAGELRRVTMVKTLGSGLVGTLYVLDEPTIGLHAHDVGRLVGVLQALRDEGNTLVVVDHEADVVRASDHVVDLGPGAGDAGGRVLYSGPVAGLDAVEGSATSDFLAGRRRIEVPKNRRKPSRGVLTLKGASGHNLKDVDAAFPLGVLCVVTGVSGAGKSTLVEETLYPALRKRLADEILPVAPFVDLTGTGDLAEAVFLDQSPIGRSGRSNPVTYLKAFDEIRRTFAATHDAKLRNYGAGTFSFNIEGGRCSACKGDGFRRIDMQFLPDVMVRCPDCKGTRYRPEVLEITYRGKNIAEVLDLTGREAFAFFRNRPKIQSRLRPLLDIGLDYLRLGQPAAMLSGGEAQRLKLAAFLGSSTAALNRAGNVAHTLFILDEPTAGLHPSDMIRLIEALNSLVDRGHSVLVVEHSPEIMISADWIIDLGPEAGDDGGRIVAEGTPEDVAKAGTLTGVVVAKALAQASEGGS is encoded by the coding sequence ATGCCCACGCCGCGTTCCGAATCCTGGATCCGCCTCCGAGGCGCCCGGACCCACAACCTCAGGGCGATCGACCTCGACCTGCCACTGGGCCGCCTGATCGCGGTCACCGGGGTCAGCGGCGCGGGTAAGAGTTCGCTGGCGTTCGACACCCTCTACGCCGAGGGCCAGCGGCGGTACGTCGAGACCTTCTCGGCCTACGCCCGGCAGTTCCTCGAACCCCTCGAAAAGCCCGACGCCGACCGGATCGAGAGCATCCCGCCAGCCATCGCGCTGGCCGCTCGCGAGTCGCGGCCTTCGGGCCGGAGCACCGTAGGGACGATCACCGAACTCCACGACTACCTCGGCCTTCTCTTCACCCGTCACGGCCGAGTCGTCTGCCGGACCTGCGGCGAGCCCGTCGTCCCGGCTACCCCCCGCTCGGTTTCCCAGGCGATCGAGACGTTGCCCGCCGGCCACCGCTACGAGGTCGTCTATCCGGTCGAGATCCTCGCCGAGACCGACGTCGAAGCCCTCGGCCGCGGCCTGCTCGAACAGGGCCTCACGCGCGTCCGGCTCGGCGACCGCCTGATCGACCTGACGACCGAGAGCCTCAATGTCGGTCGGACCGAGGCGACCCCCGCCGTCCAGATCGAGGTCGTCGTCGACCGCCTGACGCGCGGCAAGGACTCGATCCGCCGCCGGCTCGATTCGATCGAGACGGCCTTCACGAAGGGACTCGGACGGTGTCGGATCGTGACCGGGTCCGACTCGTGGACGTTCGTCCGCGGTTGGCGATGCAGCCGATGCGGGACCGACCACCTTGAACCCCAGCCGAACCTGTTCCGCTACACCAGCCCGCTTGGCGCGTGCCCTCGTTGCGAGGGGCTGGGGAGCGTCGTCGACCTCGACATGGCCAAGATCGTCCCCGACCCCTCGAAATCGCTCCGCGAAGGGGCCGTGGCCGCCTGGAACACGCCCGCGCACCGGGGGCTCCGCGATCAGTTGATCGTCGAGGGGCCGGCGCTCGGCCTGCCGGTCAGCGTCCCGTTCCAGAACCTCGACGCCGAGCAAGTCCGCATCCTCGTCGAGGGCGTTCCGGCCGCCGGGTTTCCGGGTCTGGCGGGGTTCTTCGAGCGGCTCGACCGCAAGTCGTACAAGGTCGCGGTCCGGGTCTTCCTCAGCCGTTGGCGGCGGTATCGGACGTGTCCCGACTGCCAGGGCGCGCGGCTCCGTCCCGAGGCGCTCGCCGTCCGGATCGAGGGGACGAACATCGCCGAGTTCTCGGCCCTCTCGGTCGGCCGCGCCCGCGAGCTGCTGGAGTCGTGGGGCGGACTCGACGACGCCGGAATGGGCCGTCTTCGAGCCCCGATCGCCGCGCGGCTCGACTACCTGACGCGGATCGGCGTCGGCTACCTGACGCTCGACCGGCCGTCGCGGACGATCTCGGCCGGCGAGCTGCGGCGGGTGACGATGGTCAAGACGCTGGGCTCGGGCCTGGTCGGGACGCTCTACGTCCTCGACGAGCCGACCATCGGCCTGCACGCCCACGACGTCGGCCGGCTGGTCGGCGTGCTCCAAGCGCTTCGCGACGAGGGTAACACCCTGGTCGTCGTCGACCACGAGGCCGACGTCGTCCGCGCGTCCGATCACGTCGTCGACCTCGGCCCGGGCGCGGGCGACGCCGGGGGACGGGTGCTCTACTCCGGTCCCGTCGCGGGCCTGGACGCGGTCGAGGGCTCGGCCACCAGCGACTTCCTCGCCGGCCGCAGGCGGATCGAGGTCCCCAAGAACCGTCGGAAGCCGTCGCGCGGGGTTTTGACCCTCAAGGGGGCCTCGGGACACAACCTGAAGGACGTCGACGCGGCTTTCCCGCTCGGCGTCCTCTGCGTCGTCACTGGGGTCAGCGGCGCGGGGAAGAGCACGTTGGTCGAGGAGACGCTCTACCCGGCCCTTCGAAAACGGCTCGCCGACGAGATCCTCCCGGTCGCCCCGTTCGTCGATCTGACGGGGACGGGCGACCTTGCGGAAGCCGTGTTTCTCGACCAGTCGCCGATCGGCCGATCGGGGCGGTCGAACCCGGTGACGTACTTGAAGGCGTTCGACGAGATCCGTCGGACGTTCGCCGCGACCCACGACGCCAAGCTCCGCAACTACGGGGCCGGGACGTTCAGCTTCAACATCGAGGGCGGCCGGTGCTCGGCCTGCAAGGGGGACGGCTTCCGGCGTATCGACATGCAATTTCTCCCCGATGTGATGGTCCGCTGCCCCGACTGCAAGGGGACCCGGTATCGTCCCGAGGTGCTCGAAATCACGTATCGCGGCAAGAACATCGCCGAGGTCCTGGATCTGACCGGCCGCGAGGCGTTCGCCTTCTTCCGCAACCGCCCGAAGATCCAGTCGCGGCTGCGGCCGCTGCTGGACATCGGGCTCGATTATCTGCGGCTCGGCCAGCCGGCCGCGATGCTCTCCGGCGGCGAGGCACAGAGGCTCAAGCTGGCGGCGTTCCTCGGCAGCTCGACCGCCGCCCTCAACCGCGCGGGGAACGTCGCGCACACGCTGTTCATCCTCGACGAGCCGACCGCCGGCCTCCACCCGTCCGACATGATCCGGCTGATCGAGGCCCTCAACAGCCTGGTCGATCGAGGCCATTCGGTGCTGGTCGTCGAGCACAGCCCGGAGATCATGATCTCGGCCGACTGGATCATCGACCTCGGCCCCGAGGCGGGCGACGACGGCGGCCGGATCGTCGCCGAGGGCACGCCCGAGGACGTCGCCAAGGCCGGCACGCTCACCGGCGTCGTCGTCGCGAAGGCCCTGGCTCAAGCATCTGAAGGCGGGTCGTGA
- a CDS encoding S1C family serine protease — MAVGTAYAGVFETLVLKDGQRVTGDVVAEKPNALYVDLGYDLLRIPRDQIARRAKVDEAAAGPVAAAVGVDADPSGFYSTGVLKPSAVKEVVAKFGEAVVSIETPSGKGSGFLINDSGFAITNAHVIEGETRISAILYQNIPGGGLARRRIDDVEIVALNPFFDLALIKLPLPADLKPNHVVLGNGEDVNTGDSVFAVGNPLGLERTVTQGIVSSRSRNLEGQLYLQTDTAINPGNSGGPLFNQRGEVIGVTSRGARADMADNLGFAIPVAYVKDFLRHREAFSYDKTNPNSGYRYLDPPRRMRREKPEGLSSAQAHAAAAVKDKAQTDATGSGPKS; from the coding sequence TTGGCGGTCGGCACCGCGTACGCCGGCGTCTTCGAGACCTTGGTCTTGAAAGACGGTCAGCGGGTGACCGGCGACGTCGTGGCTGAGAAGCCGAATGCGCTTTACGTGGACCTGGGCTACGACCTGCTGCGGATACCTCGAGACCAGATCGCGCGGCGCGCGAAGGTCGATGAGGCGGCCGCCGGCCCGGTCGCGGCGGCGGTGGGCGTCGACGCCGACCCGTCGGGGTTCTACTCGACGGGCGTCCTGAAGCCGTCGGCGGTGAAAGAGGTGGTGGCGAAGTTCGGTGAGGCGGTGGTTTCGATCGAGACTCCTTCGGGCAAGGGCTCGGGGTTCTTGATCAACGATTCCGGGTTCGCGATCACCAACGCCCACGTGATCGAGGGGGAGACCCGGATCTCGGCGATCCTCTATCAGAACATCCCCGGCGGCGGCCTGGCCCGGCGGCGGATCGACGACGTCGAGATCGTGGCGCTCAACCCGTTCTTCGACCTGGCCCTGATCAAGCTGCCGTTGCCCGCCGACCTGAAACCCAACCACGTGGTCCTGGGTAATGGAGAAGACGTCAACACCGGCGACTCGGTCTTCGCGGTCGGCAACCCGCTCGGGCTCGAGCGGACGGTGACCCAGGGGATCGTCAGCAGCCGGAGTCGGAACCTGGAGGGGCAGCTCTACCTGCAGACGGACACCGCGATCAACCCGGGGAACTCCGGGGGGCCGCTGTTCAACCAGCGGGGAGAGGTGATCGGCGTGACCAGCCGCGGGGCGCGGGCCGACATGGCCGACAACCTCGGGTTCGCCATTCCGGTCGCCTACGTCAAGGATTTCCTGCGTCATCGTGAAGCCTTTTCGTACGACAAGACCAACCCCAACAGCGGCTACCGCTACCTCGATCCGCCGCGTCGCATGCGGCGGGAGAAACCCGAGGGGCTGTCGTCGGCTCAGGCCCACGCCGCCGCCGCCGTCAAGGACAAGGCCCAGACCGACGCCACCGGCTCAGGTCCGAAATCCTGA
- a CDS encoding VOC family protein, which translates to MARLEHFAIYAQNAGALKDFYVQTMGLRVVLVGPGEPPAGYFLADDHGGAIEIIARPEGQANANQRWVCHVAFWVDDVDAKRTELEALGLTFETDTAVDDDAMKTAFFHDPEGNRCQIVWRRRPLGS; encoded by the coding sequence ATGGCGCGTCTCGAACACTTCGCGATCTACGCCCAGAACGCCGGGGCTCTCAAGGACTTCTACGTCCAGACGATGGGCCTGCGGGTCGTCCTGGTCGGCCCCGGCGAGCCCCCCGCCGGCTACTTCCTCGCCGACGACCACGGGGGCGCGATCGAGATCATCGCCCGGCCCGAAGGCCAGGCGAACGCCAACCAGCGGTGGGTGTGCCACGTCGCGTTCTGGGTCGACGACGTCGACGCCAAGCGGACCGAGCTTGAGGCGCTCGGGCTGACCTTCGAGACCGATACGGCCGTCGACGACGACGCCATGAAGACCGCCTTCTTCCACGACCCCGAAGGCAACCGCTGCCAGATCGTCTGGCGACGCCGGCCGCTGGGAAGCTGA
- a CDS encoding EVE domain-containing protein produces MAYWLFKSEPDSYSFADLMGEADKTTGWSGVRNFQARNFLRDAIQVGDGVLFYHSSVTPAAIVGIAEVVKAGHPDPTAFDPGTDYHDPKSDPAKPTWFQVSIKAVRPIDPPLDLPRLKTVPELAGMELLRKGSRLSVQPVSDAEWKTILSLAGGKATKSRKG; encoded by the coding sequence ATGGCGTACTGGTTGTTCAAGTCGGAGCCCGACTCGTACTCGTTCGCCGACTTGATGGGCGAGGCCGATAAAACGACGGGCTGGAGCGGGGTGCGGAACTTCCAGGCTCGGAATTTCCTCCGCGACGCGATCCAGGTCGGCGACGGCGTCTTGTTCTACCACTCCAGCGTCACCCCGGCGGCGATCGTCGGGATCGCCGAGGTGGTAAAGGCGGGCCACCCCGACCCGACGGCCTTCGACCCGGGGACGGACTACCACGACCCCAAGAGCGACCCCGCCAAGCCGACGTGGTTCCAGGTGTCGATCAAGGCCGTGAGGCCGATCGACCCGCCGCTGGACCTGCCCAGGCTCAAGACGGTTCCCGAGCTGGCCGGCATGGAGCTGCTTCGCAAGGGGAGCCGGTTGTCGGTTCAGCCGGTCTCGGATGCGGAATGGAAGACGATCCTGTCCCTCGCGGGGGGCAAGGCGACCAAGAGTCGGAAAGGCTGA
- a CDS encoding GTPase — MSEAAASRPSVCVLTPRGRGAIGVVRVWGEGALAAASAVFRPARGEGLGTTPRRRPRLGRIGSGLGDEVVAVVLDGEPPEVEIQCHGGPAAVDLVVETLTNAGGRLVEPGAFAEHAAGSPIRAAALEDLARASTLRTAEILLEQAQGALDAELDRLIAVIEADRGRGLAELDRLIERGRVGVRLIAGWRVVIAGRPNVGKSRLLNALAGYQRAIVDATPGTTRDVVTVSAAFDGWPVELVDTAGVRGTDDLIEQSGIERALREHRRADLLLKVFDRSQPLEVEDRRLLAADGDALVIVNKADLPAAWTPETAWMDAFAVVAVSAERGDGLDELGREIARRLVPNPPEPGAGLPFRTEQVEALRAARASFAVGNERAALQTLRSLAQVSTSGASGMRWRSDPLR, encoded by the coding sequence ATGAGCGAAGCGGCGGCGAGTCGGCCATCCGTCTGCGTCCTCACACCGCGTGGGCGGGGGGCGATCGGGGTGGTGCGGGTCTGGGGAGAGGGGGCGTTGGCGGCTGCGAGCGCGGTGTTCCGGCCGGCGCGGGGGGAGGGGCTCGGAACCACTCCGCGGCGGCGGCCGAGGTTGGGGAGGATCGGCTCGGGGCTCGGTGACGAGGTCGTGGCGGTGGTCCTCGACGGTGAGCCGCCGGAGGTGGAGATCCAGTGCCACGGCGGACCGGCGGCGGTCGACCTGGTGGTCGAGACGCTCACGAACGCCGGGGGGCGGCTGGTCGAACCAGGGGCGTTCGCCGAGCACGCGGCGGGGAGCCCGATCCGGGCGGCGGCCCTGGAGGATCTGGCGAGGGCCTCGACCTTGCGCACGGCCGAAATCCTGCTCGAACAGGCGCAGGGGGCGCTCGACGCGGAACTCGACCGGTTGATCGCGGTAATCGAAGCGGATCGCGGCCGGGGGCTGGCCGAGCTGGATCGGCTGATCGAGCGCGGGCGCGTCGGAGTTCGGCTCATCGCGGGTTGGCGAGTCGTGATCGCGGGTCGGCCCAACGTCGGCAAGAGCCGGCTTCTGAACGCACTCGCGGGCTATCAGCGGGCGATCGTGGACGCCACGCCTGGGACGACCCGCGACGTCGTGACCGTGTCGGCGGCCTTCGACGGCTGGCCGGTCGAGCTGGTCGACACGGCCGGGGTGCGGGGGACCGACGACCTGATCGAGCAATCGGGGATCGAACGGGCGCTTCGAGAGCATCGGCGGGCCGACCTGCTCCTCAAGGTGTTCGACCGGTCGCAGCCGCTCGAAGTGGAGGACCGACGGCTTTTGGCCGCCGACGGCGACGCGCTGGTGATCGTCAACAAGGCCGACCTGCCGGCTGCGTGGACGCCCGAAACCGCGTGGATGGATGCGTTTGCGGTCGTGGCCGTATCCGCCGAGCGCGGCGACGGCCTGGACGAACTGGGACGAGAGATCGCCCGGCGACTGGTTCCGAATCCGCCCGAGCCGGGCGCGGGCTTGCCGTTTCGGACCGAGCAAGTGGAGGCGCTGCGCGCCGCCCGCGCGTCGTTCGCCGTCGGGAACGAACGCGCGGCGTTGCAAACATTGCGATCGTTGGCTCAGGTCTCGACGTCGGGGGCTTCGGGGATGCGCTGGAGGTCGGACCCCTTGCGGTAG
- a CDS encoding RtcB family protein, which translates to MAKTGGYEGPLEQVAPCQWRIPKTYRADMRVDGLIFADDALIGQIKKDQGPEQVVNVATLPGIQKASLAMPDIHWGYGFCIGGVAATDPEQGGVISPGGVGYDINCGVRLLRTNLEWADIKDRIRPLVDQLFRDIPTGVGQRGAFSFSKPELIRLLGEGVSFVVDKGYGVARDIEFAEAGGRLDGADPGRVSERAILRGADQCGTLGSGNHFLEVQVVDRIVDATAAEVMGLREGQVTVLIHSGSRGLGYQVCDDYLGVFKNAPKKYGFELPDWQLACAPVRSPEGQDYLGAMRAAANYAWCNRQLLTHQAREVFARIFGKPWEALGMDLVYDVAHNIAKFEDHDVGGGVQKQVCVHRKGATRAFPPGHPEIPEAYAQVGQPVIIPGSMGTASWVLAGQPGSMIHSFGTSCHGAGRMMSRTAAIRLAEGRRIDKELDAIGIIARARGHKGLAEEQPAAYKDVDLVVDVVDKVGISKKVARLRPVGVIKG; encoded by the coding sequence ATGGCCAAGACCGGAGGCTACGAGGGACCGCTGGAGCAGGTGGCTCCTTGCCAGTGGCGGATTCCCAAGACGTATCGCGCCGATATGCGGGTCGACGGCCTGATCTTCGCCGACGACGCGCTGATCGGTCAGATCAAGAAGGACCAGGGTCCTGAGCAGGTGGTCAACGTGGCGACGCTGCCGGGCATCCAGAAGGCCAGCCTGGCCATGCCCGACATCCACTGGGGGTACGGCTTCTGCATCGGGGGCGTCGCTGCGACCGACCCGGAGCAGGGGGGCGTGATCTCGCCGGGAGGGGTCGGTTACGACATCAACTGCGGCGTCCGCCTGCTGCGGACCAACCTCGAATGGGCGGACATTAAAGACCGCATCCGGCCGCTCGTCGACCAGCTTTTCCGCGACATCCCCACCGGCGTAGGCCAGCGCGGGGCGTTCTCGTTCAGCAAGCCCGAGCTGATCAGGCTGCTGGGCGAGGGGGTCTCGTTCGTCGTCGACAAGGGCTACGGCGTCGCCCGCGACATCGAGTTCGCCGAGGCCGGCGGGCGGCTCGACGGCGCCGACCCCGGGCGGGTCAGCGAGCGGGCCATCCTCCGCGGCGCCGACCAGTGCGGCACGTTGGGCTCGGGGAACCACTTCCTGGAAGTCCAGGTGGTCGACCGGATCGTCGACGCGACGGCCGCAGAGGTGATGGGCCTGCGCGAGGGGCAGGTAACCGTCCTGATCCACTCGGGCTCGCGCGGGCTGGGCTACCAGGTCTGCGACGACTACCTGGGCGTCTTCAAGAACGCGCCGAAGAAGTATGGATTCGAGCTTCCTGACTGGCAGCTCGCCTGCGCGCCGGTTCGGAGCCCCGAGGGGCAGGACTACCTGGGAGCGATGCGGGCCGCCGCCAACTACGCCTGGTGCAACCGCCAGTTGCTGACGCACCAGGCTCGCGAAGTCTTCGCCCGGATCTTCGGCAAGCCATGGGAGGCGCTCGGGATGGACCTGGTCTATGACGTAGCGCACAACATCGCCAAGTTCGAGGACCACGACGTCGGGGGCGGGGTCCAGAAGCAGGTCTGCGTCCACCGCAAGGGGGCCACGCGGGCGTTCCCTCCGGGGCATCCCGAGATCCCCGAAGCGTACGCCCAGGTGGGCCAGCCCGTCATCATCCCCGGCAGCATGGGGACGGCGAGCTGGGTGCTGGCCGGCCAGCCGGGGAGCATGATCCACTCGTTCGGCACGAGCTGTCACGGGGCCGGCCGGATGATGAGCCGGACCGCCGCGATCCGCCTGGCCGAGGGGCGCCGAATTGATAAAGAACTCGACGCCATCGGCATCATCGCCCGGGCGCGTGGACACAAGGGACTCGCCGAGGAGCAGCCGGCGGCCTATAAGGACGTCGACCTCGTCGTCGACGTCGTCGACAAGGTCGGCATCTCCAAGAAAGTCGCCCGCCTGCGGCCCGTCGGCGTCATCAAGGGTTAA